The region GGCGACGACCGTGACGGCGGCGGTCGGTTCGCGGCAGCCGGCGGCGTGCGTGAGGACCGTTCCGACCGGCGCCGCCGTGACCGTAGCGGCGTCGCCCGCGGCGCCGCCGGGCGCTACGGTGAGGTGCACGACGTTCTCCTCGAGCGTCAGCGCGCTCACCACCGGCGCGTAGTAGTACGGAAAGTCGTCCCAGTTCCAGCCCGGCAGATAGCCCGGCGTCTCGTAGCGCGTGTCGTCGATGAGCAGCGAGCCGGTGCGCGCGATCCCGGCCTTCGCGACGGCGCTCGCGGCCGCGTCGAGGTCGGCCGCGTTCAAGAACGGATCGCCGCCGCCGCGCAGCACCAGCGCGCCTTGCAGCGCGCCGTTCGCAACCGGACCGCCGGCCAGCACCTCGGTGTGAAAGCGAAACGCCGGGCCGAGCCGCTCGAGCGCCGCGCTGCCGACGAGCAGCTTGAACGTCGAGGCGGGTTGAAAGTCGTCGTCGGCGTTGCGCTGGTAGAGCACGCGGCCGTCGCGCGCGTCGATCGCGTAGACGCCGACGTGCGCGCCGCGCACCGCGGCGCTCCCGGCCAGCGCGACGTCGGCGTTCGCGGCGAGCGAGGCGATCTCGGCGTCGGTCCACGGCGCGCCGGTCGCGGCCGGCTTCGGAACGCCGGCGCCGAGGCTGCGGTCGACGGCGAGCGCCGGCGCCGCGGCCCGCGCAAACAGCAACGCGAACGAGACGGAGACCGCGGCGGCCGCGCCGCGGCGCAGACGCGGGCGCGTCACGCCGGAACGCGCTCGGCGAGCCGCCGCGCGATGAACGTCGCGACGTCGCTCGGCAGGGTTCCGCGGCCGAAGCCGGCGTCGTAGCCGAGCTCGGCGGCCAGCACGTTCGTCATCCGTGGTCCCCCCGCGATCAGCAGCGTTCGCTCGCGCAAGTTCTCCGCTTCGAGCAACTCGGCGAGCGCGGTGAAGTTCGCCACGTCGCTCCCCTTCTGCGTGACGACTTGCGAGGCGAGGATCGCGTCGGCGCCGTGCTCCCCGGCGAAGCGCACGACGTCCTCGACCGCGATCTGGCTGCCGAGGTTGTGGACCTCGAAGCCGCGATAGCGCTCGAGGCCGTAGTCGCCCTTGTAGCCCTTCATGTTCAAGATCGCGTCGATCCCTACGGTGTGCGCGTCGGTCCCGATGCACGCGCCGACGATCTTCACCTTGCGGCCGACGCGCTCGGCGATCAGCGCGTCGACTTGCTCCATCGTCAGCGATTCGCGGGTCGCCGACGGCGCCTGGATCGCCGAGACGTCGATCGCGACCGGCGTGCGCGCGTAGACGACGAAAAACGAGAACCCGCTCGCGATCGCGCGCCCGTCGACGACCGCGACGTCGGTGAAGCCCATCTTCCCGACGAGCCGGCGCGCCGCTTCGTCGGCCGCTTCGCTCCACTCGAGCGGGAGCGTGAACGAGAGCTGAACCGCGCCGTCGCCCAGCGTGTCGCCGTACGGCTTCACCGTGCTCACGCGAGCGCCGTCGCGCCGGCGAGGGCCTCGGCGAACGGGTTCCAGTACGCCGGGTCCTTGGCGAAGACGCCCTCGAAGCCGCGCCCACCCTCGCGCGGCCGCTTCACGTCGGCGAACGTTCCCTCTTCGATCGCCCGCATCAAGCCGCGCTCGGCGACGCGGTCGAGGATCCGCACGGCGCCGTCAAGCACCTCGCGCGCGCGGCGCTCGATCTTCCCGCCGGGCTTGATCTCGATCTCGTCGCCGAAGCCGCGCGCGGTCTTCATCACGTACCGCGCATTCTCCAGCGCGAGCGCGCGGTCGCCCAGGAACGGCGTGTGGATCGCCTCGGTCAGCATCCCGCACAGGTGGATGGTCTGGTGCGTCATCACCGAGGTCAGGTTGAACATCGCGTCGATCAGGTGGCCCTTGAAGACGTTTCCGGTCATGTGCTTGGTCGGCGGCATGTACTTCAGCGGGGCGTGCGGGAAGATCTGGCGCGCCAGCTGCGCCTGAGCGAGCTGGAGCAGGAACCCGTCTTCGAGATCGGGGTCGATCTCGTACGCGTCGCCGAGGCCCATCTGTCGCTCCGGCAAACCCGCGCGCTTGGCGAACGCCTCGTTGACGAACTGCGAAGCGAGGACCGCCGGCGCCTGCTCGACCGCGTCGGCGGTGGTGAGGTAGTTGTCCTCGCCGGTGTTGATGATGATTCCGCTGCGCGCGTTGAGCTGGCGCGAGAAGTGCTGGTCGACGAAGGTGCGCTGCATGTTGATGTCGCGGAAAAGGATGCCGTACATCGAGTCGTTGAGCAGCATGTCGAGCCGCTCGAGCGCCGCGGTCGCCGCGATCTCCGGCATGCACAGCCCGCTCGCGTAGTTCGTCAGCATCACGTATCTGCCCAGCCGCTCGGAGACCGCGTCGAGCGCCGCGCGCATGATGCGGAAGTTCTCCTGCGTCGCGTACGTGCCGCCGAACCCTTCGACGGTCGCGCCGAACGGGACGTAGTCGAGCAGCGACTGCGCCGTCGAGCGGATCACGGCGACCACCTGCGCGCCGGCTTCGGCGGCGGCGACGGCGGCGGTGCGGTCTTCGTAGATGTTGCCGCTCGCCACGATCACGTAGAGCAGCGGCGGCTCCTCTTGCGGGAGCCGCGCGAGCAGCACGTCGCGCGCGCCGCGCGCGGCGTCGATCCGCGCCAACCCGCTCGCGACGTGCGGGCGCAGCGCGGCGCGCAGCGCGCTCTCCGGGGTGCGCGAGGGATCGGGAAGCGGCTCCCCGGCGGCGACCGCCTCGGCGACCTGCTGCGGGGTGCGGCCGCTCTCGGCGAGCGCCGCGCCGAGCGCGCGCGCGAGCCCCTGCTCGCGCGCGGGGAGCGCGTCGACCAGCCGGTTCGGGAGCGGGACGCCGTCGCCGTCGACGCCGTCGACCCCGCACAGCCGCGCGACCACGCGCTCGACGCTCAGCGTCGAGTGGCGGGCGATGAAGTCGCCGATCGGGTCGACGATCGCGGAGGCGAGCCGGCGCGCGTTCGCGACGGCGGCCTGATCGAGGCGGAGTTCCATGAGCCGGCGCACGATTTCCGGACGAAGCGCGGCGGTTCCGCCGCGGAAACGTTCGGCCGCGCCGCG is a window of Candidatus Eremiobacterota bacterium DNA encoding:
- a CDS encoding cobalamin-dependent protein (Presence of a B(12) (cobalamin)-binding domain implies dependence on cobalamin itself, in one of its several forms, or in some unusual lineages, dependence on a cobalamin-like analog.), with translation MSTVKPYGDTLGDGAVQLSFTLPLEWSEAADEAARRLVGKMGFTDVAVVDGRAIASGFSFFVVYARTPVAIDVSAIQAPSATRESLTMEQVDALIAERVGRKVKIVGACIGTDAHTVGIDAILNMKGYKGDYGLERYRGFEVHNLGSQIAVEDVVRFAGEHGADAILASQVVTQKGSDVANFTALAELLEAENLRERTLLIAGGPRMTNVLAAELGYDAGFGRGTLPSDVATFIARRLAERVPA
- a CDS encoding D-lysine 5,6-aminomutase subunit alpha, with translation MELRLDQAAVANARRLASAIVDPIGDFIARHSTLSVERVVARLCGVDGVDGDGVPLPNRLVDALPAREQGLARALGAALAESGRTPQQVAEAVAAGEPLPDPSRTPESALRAALRPHVASGLARIDAARGARDVLLARLPQEEPPLLYVIVASGNIYEDRTAAVAAAEAGAQVVAVIRSTAQSLLDYVPFGATVEGFGGTYATQENFRIMRAALDAVSERLGRYVMLTNYASGLCMPEIAATAALERLDMLLNDSMYGILFRDINMQRTFVDQHFSRQLNARSGIIINTGEDNYLTTADAVEQAPAVLASQFVNEAFAKRAGLPERQMGLGDAYEIDPDLEDGFLLQLAQAQLARQIFPHAPLKYMPPTKHMTGNVFKGHLIDAMFNLTSVMTHQTIHLCGMLTEAIHTPFLGDRALALENARYVMKTARGFGDEIEIKPGGKIERRAREVLDGAVRILDRVAERGLMRAIEEGTFADVKRPREGGRGFEGVFAKDPAYWNPFAEALAGATALA